One Pseudorhodoplanes sinuspersici DNA segment encodes these proteins:
- a CDS encoding glutamine synthetase beta-grasp domain-containing protein: protein MTKYKLEYIWLDGYTPVPNLRGKTQIKEFDYFPTLEQLPLWGFDGSSTQQAEGHSSDCVLKPVAIYPDGARKNGALVMCEVMMPDGVTPHSTNKRATILDDADAWFGFEQEYFFYKDGRPLGFPTEGYPAPQGPYYTGVGYKNVGSIARELVEEHLELCLAAGINHEGINAEVAKGQWEFQIFGKGSRTAADQMWIARYLMMRLCEKHGIDIEWHCKPLGDTDWNGSGMHSNFSTKYMREVGGKDYFEALMKQFEKNLEDHIAVYGPDNHMRLTGKHETAPWNKFSYGVADRGASIRVPHSFVNNGYKGYLEDRRPNSQGDPYQIASQILKTISEVPTGAKAAAA from the coding sequence ATGACAAAGTACAAGCTCGAGTACATTTGGCTCGATGGCTATACGCCGGTCCCGAATCTGCGTGGTAAAACCCAGATCAAGGAGTTCGACTATTTCCCGACGCTTGAGCAATTGCCGCTCTGGGGCTTCGACGGCTCCTCGACCCAGCAGGCCGAAGGCCACAGCTCCGATTGCGTGCTGAAGCCCGTCGCCATTTATCCGGACGGTGCGCGCAAAAATGGCGCACTGGTGATGTGCGAAGTGATGATGCCGGACGGCGTCACCCCGCATTCCACGAACAAGCGCGCCACCATCCTGGACGACGCGGATGCATGGTTCGGCTTCGAGCAGGAATATTTCTTCTACAAGGACGGCCGCCCGCTCGGCTTCCCGACGGAAGGTTACCCGGCTCCGCAGGGTCCCTACTATACCGGCGTCGGCTACAAGAATGTCGGCTCGATCGCACGCGAGCTGGTGGAAGAACATCTCGAACTCTGCCTTGCGGCCGGCATCAACCACGAAGGCATCAACGCCGAAGTGGCGAAGGGCCAGTGGGAATTCCAGATTTTCGGCAAGGGCTCGCGCACTGCGGCCGACCAGATGTGGATCGCCCGCTATCTGATGATGCGCCTTTGCGAGAAGCACGGCATCGACATCGAATGGCACTGCAAGCCGCTCGGCGATACCGACTGGAACGGCTCGGGCATGCACTCGAACTTCTCGACCAAGTATATGCGTGAAGTCGGCGGCAAGGACTATTTCGAAGCGCTGATGAAGCAGTTCGAAAAGAACCTCGAAGACCACATCGCCGTGTATGGCCCGGACAACCATATGCGCCTGACCGGCAAGCACGAAACGGCTCCGTGGAACAAGTTCAGCTACGGCGTGGCTGATCGCGGCGCCTCGATCCGTGTTCCGCATAGCTTCGTCAACAACGGCTACAAGGGCTATCTCGAAGACCGCCGCCCGAACTCGCAGGGCGACCCCTACCAGATCGCTTCGCAGATCCTGAAGACGATCTCGGAAGTGCCGACCGGCGCCAAAGCTGCCGCGGCGTAA
- a CDS encoding B12-binding domain-containing radical SAM protein, which yields MVAGEPQRVSQRPYPIVLIKPSHYDSDGYVIQWWRSTIPSNSLASVYGLLRECADAQVLGPDTAIEIDAYDECNTVIDIKGIVRRIQKAGGGFVALVGVQSNQYPRALDLTRIFRKQNIPVVIGGFHVSGVISMLPKLTPELQEALDLGAVLYAGESEGRMVEFLRDMASGQAKPIYNHLKDTPDMTAATFPVLPRKVVTRVAGHYASFDAGRGCPFQCSFCTIINVQGRKSRYRTADDIEGIVRANAKQDITRFFITDDNYARNKNWEPILDRLIELREKEGFKIRLLLQVDTLCHKIPGFIEKAARAGCTAVFIGLENINPQSLAGAKKRQNKIWEYQEMFHAWRKAKVMTFAGYILGFPTDTPESIARDIEIIKKELPVDILEFFYLTPLPGSEDHKVLHMKGIPVDPDLNKYDLEHACTAHPIMSKETWEQVYRDAWTRYYSDEHVETIMRRAAATGLNKTKVIDGITLFSGSSRIEGVHPLQFGFVRRKIRTQRRYGLPIVNPLIFYPWRAYDFTRTAVRWIKLVRKYRAIMKKVYADPDVTSYTDHAMDPPAGHNAPMSDFVKAYADKIPQTHGAPVRESALG from the coding sequence TTGGTTGCGGGGGAGCCTCAACGCGTCTCCCAGCGCCCTTATCCGATCGTCCTGATCAAGCCATCGCATTACGATTCCGACGGCTATGTCATTCAATGGTGGCGTTCGACAATACCGTCGAACAGCCTGGCCAGCGTCTATGGGTTGCTGCGCGAATGCGCCGATGCGCAGGTGCTCGGTCCCGACACTGCTATCGAAATCGACGCCTATGACGAATGCAACACCGTCATCGATATCAAGGGCATTGTGCGGCGCATCCAAAAGGCCGGCGGCGGCTTCGTCGCGCTGGTGGGGGTGCAATCCAATCAATATCCGCGCGCGCTTGATCTGACGCGCATCTTCCGCAAGCAGAATATTCCGGTCGTCATCGGCGGCTTCCATGTCAGCGGCGTTATCTCGATGCTGCCGAAGCTGACACCGGAATTGCAGGAAGCGCTCGACCTCGGCGCTGTCCTCTATGCCGGCGAAAGCGAAGGCCGGATGGTGGAATTCCTGCGCGACATGGCGTCCGGCCAGGCAAAGCCCATCTACAATCACCTGAAAGACACGCCGGATATGACGGCGGCGACCTTTCCCGTGCTGCCTCGCAAGGTCGTCACTCGCGTCGCCGGCCATTACGCCAGCTTCGATGCCGGCCGCGGCTGTCCGTTCCAGTGCAGCTTCTGCACCATTATCAACGTTCAAGGGCGCAAGTCGCGCTACCGCACCGCCGACGATATCGAAGGCATCGTGCGTGCGAACGCCAAACAGGACATCACCCGCTTCTTCATCACCGACGACAATTACGCGCGCAACAAGAACTGGGAGCCGATCCTCGACCGGCTGATTGAATTGCGCGAGAAGGAAGGCTTCAAGATCAGGTTACTGCTGCAGGTCGACACGCTGTGTCACAAGATCCCGGGCTTCATCGAGAAAGCTGCGCGGGCCGGTTGCACCGCCGTGTTCATCGGCCTTGAAAATATCAACCCGCAATCGCTGGCCGGCGCCAAGAAGCGCCAGAACAAGATCTGGGAATATCAGGAGATGTTTCATGCCTGGCGCAAAGCCAAGGTCATGACTTTCGCCGGATATATTCTCGGCTTCCCGACCGACACACCGGAATCGATCGCGCGCGATATCGAGATCATCAAGAAAGAATTGCCGGTCGATATTCTCGAATTCTTCTATCTGACGCCGCTGCCCGGTTCGGAGGACCACAAGGTCCTGCACATGAAGGGGATTCCTGTCGATCCGGATCTAAACAAATACGATCTCGAACACGCCTGCACCGCGCATCCGATCATGTCGAAAGAAACCTGGGAGCAGGTCTATCGCGATGCCTGGACGCGCTATTACAGCGACGAGCATGTCGAGACGATCATGCGCAGAGCCGCCGCAACGGGTCTCAACAAGACCAAGGTGATCGACGGCATCACATTGTTCTCGGGCTCGTCGCGGATCGAGGGCGTGCATCCGCTGCAATTCGGCTTCGTGCGCCGCAAGATCAGGACGCAGCGGCGCTACGGCCTGCCCATCGTCAATCCCTTGATCTTCTATCCGTGGCGCGCCTACGATTTCACCCGGACGGCGGTGCGGTGGATCAAGCTGGTGCGGAAATATCGCGCGATCATGAAAAAGGTTTACGCCGATCCGGACGTCACGTCTTACACCGACCACGCGATGGACCCGCCGGCCGGACATAACGCGCCGATGTCGGATTTCGTGAAGGCTTATGCGGATAAAATACCGCAGACCCACGGGGCGCCTGTCCGCGAATCCGCATTGGGTTGA
- a CDS encoding caspase family protein — protein sequence MTNFKVQEFGCVIAAILFTLVALTQVATARTALVIGNGAYPKAALANPRNDASDIADALRNAGFDVDLRLDARRRDMQDAIARFGTRLKSKGGVGLFYFAGHGVQFGGENYLLPIDADITAAEDFQRVGISAAEAVDAMAKGRNELSIVILDACRDNPFPADGGTRGLSRIDSGSSLFVSFSTSPGAVALDGSGRNSPYTKHLVQAIGTPELSIEDTFKRTLKGVYTETKGEQTPWLSSSFFGDFIFRPAGPKTAALAPTPKASPLDSFEADAQKMPSLAGVYRSTGTYPDGTAYTGMTAITPAEDQLRFTWWVGGKVYEGFGRWAGRMLVVELSDNQRIVYTFPGGEKIEGEWADGTATDKLERAARAAARPMPSPQGRYNVVGKDRGNSYTGSLTITRDGGNFLFTWNVRGTVFRGTGTRDGNLITVDWGSATPIIYALTDDGYMIAIYAGGRSLEVARRK from the coding sequence ATGACGAATTTCAAAGTTCAAGAATTTGGCTGCGTCATCGCCGCAATTCTTTTCACTCTGGTGGCGCTGACGCAGGTTGCTACGGCGCGCACCGCGCTTGTCATCGGCAACGGCGCCTATCCGAAGGCAGCTCTCGCCAATCCCAGAAACGATGCCTCGGACATCGCGGACGCTTTGCGCAATGCAGGATTTGATGTCGACCTGAGACTCGATGCCCGCCGGCGCGACATGCAGGACGCGATCGCGAGATTTGGCACGCGCCTGAAGTCGAAAGGCGGCGTGGGCCTGTTTTATTTCGCCGGTCATGGCGTCCAATTTGGCGGCGAAAACTATCTCTTGCCCATCGACGCAGATATCACAGCCGCGGAGGATTTCCAGCGTGTTGGTATCAGCGCGGCTGAAGCCGTCGACGCGATGGCCAAGGGCCGCAACGAACTCAGTATCGTCATCCTCGATGCCTGCCGCGACAATCCATTTCCAGCCGACGGCGGCACACGGGGCCTGTCACGGATCGATAGTGGCTCCAGTTTGTTCGTGTCGTTTTCGACGTCGCCTGGCGCAGTCGCGCTCGATGGCTCCGGACGCAACAGCCCCTATACCAAACATCTGGTGCAGGCGATCGGTACACCGGAGCTGTCGATCGAAGATACATTCAAGCGCACGCTCAAAGGCGTTTACACCGAAACCAAAGGCGAGCAGACGCCCTGGCTTTCGTCCTCGTTCTTCGGCGATTTCATCTTTCGTCCGGCCGGCCCGAAGACTGCCGCGCTGGCACCGACGCCGAAAGCTTCACCACTGGATTCCTTTGAAGCGGATGCGCAGAAAATGCCCTCGCTGGCCGGCGTCTATCGCTCGACCGGTACCTACCCCGACGGCACAGCTTATACCGGTATGACCGCGATCACACCGGCTGAGGATCAACTCAGATTCACTTGGTGGGTCGGCGGCAAGGTCTATGAAGGGTTCGGTCGCTGGGCCGGCCGCATGCTGGTCGTGGAGTTGAGCGACAACCAGCGCATCGTTTATACGTTTCCAGGCGGCGAAAAAATCGAGGGGGAATGGGCGGACGGCACGGCGACCGACAAGCTCGAACGCGCAGCGCGGGCGGCCGCCCGGCCGATGCCATCGCCGCAAGGACGCTACAACGTTGTCGGCAAGGATCGTGGCAATTCCTATACCGGCTCACTCACCATCACACGCGACGGCGGCAACTTCCTGTTCACCTGGAATGTCCGCGGCACGGTTTTCCGCGGCACCGGGACACGCGATGGCAACCTGATCACGGTCGATTGGGGCAGCGCCACGCCCATCATCTATGCGCTGACCGATGACGGCTATATGATCGCAATCTATGCCGGTGGCCGTTCGCTGGAAGTCGCGCGGCGCAAGTAG
- a CDS encoding CaiB/BaiF CoA transferase family protein — MTESKNTGPLAGIRILDLTSVILGPYATQILADFGADVIKVEAPSGDIMRHVGPMRHPGMGHIYLNLNRNKRSIALDLKQPKARDALRKLAATADVFVSNVRPAAMARLGLGYEDIRAVNPRIVYASATGYGAGGRYAGKPAYDDLIQGLTGIAAISRDAWGGEPHYMPTAIADRTVGLYLANAISAALFHRERTGEGQAIEIPMFEVFAEYLLGDHLAGLTFDPPEGPQYYPRLVSKHRRPYATADGHVCALVYTDTHWKNFFRAIDREYLLQDERFATHGNRAAHIDEVYQFVADTLKTRTTADWVALLDAADIPVTPLNNIASLLDDPHLTESGFFRFIDHPTEGRLRVTQVPGSWSGSSPSIRNLAPPLGEHTKDVLRDAGFSDEEIADIVAGSNTSAG, encoded by the coding sequence ATGACCGAAAGCAAGAATACCGGCCCCCTCGCCGGCATCCGCATCCTCGATCTGACCAGCGTCATCCTCGGCCCCTACGCGACGCAGATCCTCGCCGATTTCGGCGCCGACGTGATCAAGGTAGAAGCGCCGTCGGGCGACATCATGCGCCATGTCGGCCCCATGCGACATCCGGGCATGGGCCACATCTATCTCAACCTCAATCGCAACAAGCGCAGCATCGCGCTCGACCTGAAACAGCCGAAGGCACGCGATGCCTTGCGCAAGCTCGCGGCCACCGCCGACGTGTTCGTCAGCAATGTGCGGCCGGCGGCGATGGCGCGGCTCGGCCTTGGCTATGAGGACATTCGCGCCGTCAATCCACGCATCGTCTATGCCAGCGCCACCGGCTATGGCGCCGGCGGACGCTATGCCGGCAAGCCCGCTTACGACGATCTCATCCAGGGGCTGACCGGCATCGCCGCGATCTCGCGCGATGCCTGGGGCGGCGAACCGCATTACATGCCGACCGCCATCGCCGACCGCACCGTCGGCCTTTATCTGGCCAACGCGATTTCTGCCGCGCTCTTTCATCGCGAGCGGACCGGTGAAGGCCAGGCGATCGAAATTCCGATGTTCGAAGTCTTCGCCGAATATCTGCTCGGAGATCATCTTGCCGGCCTGACCTTCGATCCGCCGGAAGGCCCGCAATACTATCCGCGGCTCGTGTCGAAACATCGCCGTCCCTATGCGACGGCGGACGGACATGTCTGCGCGCTCGTTTACACCGACACGCACTGGAAGAATTTCTTCCGCGCCATCGATCGCGAATACTTGCTGCAGGACGAGCGCTTCGCAACGCACGGCAATCGCGCCGCGCATATCGATGAGGTCTACCAATTCGTCGCCGACACTTTGAAAACCCGCACCACCGCCGACTGGGTGGCCTTGCTCGATGCCGCGGATATTCCCGTCACTCCGCTGAACAACATCGCGAGCCTGCTCGACGATCCGCATCTCACCGAATCCGGCTTCTTCCGCTTCATCGATCATCCGACCGAGGGGCGCCTGCGCGTCACGCAGGTGCCGGGCTCATGGTCGGGCTCCTCGCCATCGATCCGCAACCTTGCGCCGCCGCTTGGCGAACATACGAAAGACGTGCTGCGGGACGCGGGATTTTCCGATGAGGAGATTGCAGATATTGTTGCAGGGAGCAACACGTCTGCCGGGTGA